One window of the Bacteroidales bacterium genome contains the following:
- the amrS gene encoding AmmeMemoRadiSam system radical SAM enzyme — MKIARYQELMQRKLLQCHLCPHRCTIGEGKSGRCHVRENIDGELFLKTYGVVSSMNFDPIEKKPLYHFFPGKIIFSVGSLGCNLKCRFCQNWEISQSLPGNLQKMKRYKPEELVAMASARKDNLGIAFTYNEPAIWFEYMYDVAELSKSQGMKNVMVTNGFINSEPLAELLEVIDAFNVDLKAFTEEFYHTQTLSRLAPVKESLKQIRHSGKHLEITNLIIPGLNDHPSDFTSMVNWIARELGKDTVLHLSRYFPNYRLSQPPTPPDTLIGLYELAKEHLNFVYLGNVNTNLGQNTNCPLCGHLLITRNRYDARLIGMEKTGNCKNCNAFIHGCFR; from the coding sequence ATGAAAATAGCCCGATATCAGGAGCTGATGCAGCGTAAACTTCTCCAGTGCCATTTGTGCCCACATCGCTGCACCATTGGCGAGGGTAAATCGGGCCGCTGTCATGTGCGCGAAAATATTGATGGCGAGTTATTTTTAAAAACATACGGAGTGGTTTCATCCATGAACTTTGACCCGATTGAAAAGAAACCCCTGTATCATTTTTTCCCGGGGAAAATCATTTTCTCTGTGGGCAGCCTGGGATGCAACCTCAAATGCAGATTTTGCCAAAATTGGGAAATTTCCCAATCACTCCCCGGTAATTTACAAAAAATGAAAAGGTACAAGCCGGAAGAGTTGGTTGCAATGGCTTCAGCCCGAAAAGATAATCTGGGTATTGCTTTCACCTATAACGAGCCTGCCATATGGTTCGAATATATGTACGACGTAGCAGAGCTTTCCAAAAGTCAGGGAATGAAAAACGTGATGGTAACCAACGGATTTATTAATTCAGAACCTCTTGCAGAATTACTTGAGGTAATTGACGCCTTCAATGTTGACCTGAAAGCTTTCACTGAAGAATTTTATCATACACAAACCCTTTCCAGATTAGCCCCTGTGAAAGAGTCGCTGAAGCAAATCCGGCACAGTGGGAAACACCTCGAGATCACCAACCTCATCATTCCCGGGCTAAACGACCATCCGTCTGATTTTACCTCTATGGTGAATTGGATTGCACGAGAACTTGGGAAAGATACTGTGTTACATCTGTCCCGCTATTTCCCCAATTACAGGCTTTCACAACCTCCTACCCCACCCGATACCCTGATCGGCCTTTATGAACTGGCAAAAGAACATCTTAACTTTGTTTATCTTGGAAATGTTAACACCAACCTCGGACAAAACACCAATTGCCCATTATGCGGCCATCTGCTCATAACCAGAAATCGCTATGATGCACGGTTGATCGGGATGGAAAAAACCGGCAATTGTAAAAATTGTAATGCTTTCATACATGGCTGTTTTCGTTAA
- a CDS encoding alpha-amylase family protein, translating into MNRKISIYQTLPRLFGNKNKNPRLNGTIQENGVGKFDDYNQKALLEIRDLGITHIWFTGIPEHGTMTDYSEFGIPKDHPTLLKGRAGSPYAIKDYYDVDPDLANNVKNRMEEFEALVKRTHETGLKVIIDIVANHVFRQYKSDCSPKGIRDFGKDDDPSKLFDPKNNFYYLPGSTFELPDGIAWLDQIKAEIPSMPYIEKPARATGNDVFTSKPSNDDWYETIKLNYGVDFQGNKQRHFEPVPDTWTKMLDVLLFWAKKGVDGFRCDMAEMVPVEFWAWVIKAVKKKFPQVIFIAEVYNPLEYHNFVKNGGFDYLYDKVGLYDTLKSIIISGTSTAAISNCWKMLEGLDAQMLRFLENHDEVRFASGAFAGDPFAAIPALTLCAAMHRGPVMIYSGQEVGEPAAGESGFSGDDGRTTIYDYFNIPEMQKWINHGKLDGGLLSKEQVRLRQMYQKILNFSIRHDAIVNGEFYDLMWANPYESLPFRDKVYIWLRHSPKQKLLFVVNFDRNQRLAIKVKISDHALNEMGWYRCNEFEANELLWNTQKLMFSRTEAHNQGLAIELKPNDALIFEISPKDCNCEQH; encoded by the coding sequence ATGAACAGGAAAATTTCAATCTACCAGACGCTGCCACGCCTTTTCGGGAATAAAAACAAGAACCCAAGACTAAATGGTACGATACAGGAAAATGGAGTAGGAAAATTTGATGACTACAACCAAAAAGCATTGCTCGAAATCCGCGACCTTGGCATCACACACATTTGGTTCACAGGCATCCCGGAACACGGTACTATGACCGACTACAGCGAGTTTGGCATACCAAAAGATCACCCCACGCTACTCAAAGGCAGAGCCGGTTCGCCTTATGCCATCAAAGATTATTATGATGTGGACCCCGACCTGGCCAACAACGTCAAAAACAGGATGGAAGAGTTCGAAGCACTGGTTAAACGCACACACGAAACAGGATTGAAAGTAATCATCGACATCGTGGCGAATCATGTTTTCAGGCAATATAAGTCGGACTGCAGTCCAAAGGGAATCCGGGATTTTGGTAAAGATGATGATCCATCGAAATTATTTGATCCGAAAAACAATTTCTACTACCTGCCCGGAAGCACCTTTGAACTGCCCGATGGAATAGCCTGGCTGGATCAAATCAAAGCTGAGATCCCTTCAATGCCTTACATCGAAAAGCCTGCAAGAGCCACCGGTAATGATGTTTTTACTTCAAAACCTTCAAATGATGACTGGTATGAAACAATAAAGCTGAATTATGGTGTGGATTTTCAGGGCAACAAACAGAGACATTTTGAACCTGTGCCGGATACCTGGACGAAAATGCTTGATGTTCTTTTGTTTTGGGCAAAAAAAGGAGTTGATGGTTTCCGTTGCGACATGGCCGAGATGGTTCCGGTGGAATTTTGGGCGTGGGTGATTAAAGCTGTAAAAAAGAAATTCCCTCAGGTCATTTTTATCGCTGAAGTTTATAACCCGCTCGAATACCATAATTTTGTTAAAAATGGCGGCTTTGATTACCTGTATGACAAAGTTGGGTTGTATGACACGCTGAAAAGTATTATTATAAGCGGAACTTCCACAGCAGCCATTTCCAACTGCTGGAAGATGCTTGAAGGACTTGATGCACAAATGCTCCGATTTCTTGAAAACCACGACGAAGTGCGATTCGCATCCGGAGCTTTTGCAGGCGATCCTTTTGCAGCGATACCAGCTTTAACCCTTTGTGCTGCCATGCACCGTGGTCCGGTAATGATTTACTCAGGCCAGGAAGTGGGCGAGCCGGCTGCCGGAGAAAGCGGTTTCAGCGGCGATGACGGAAGAACCACCATTTACGATTATTTCAACATTCCGGAGATGCAAAAGTGGATAAACCATGGAAAACTCGACGGGGGACTTTTAAGCAAAGAACAGGTCAGGCTGAGGCAGATGTATCAAAAAATACTCAACTTCAGCATCAGGCACGATGCAATTGTGAATGGAGAATTTTACGACCTGATGTGGGCAAATCCATATGAATCGCTGCCGTTCAGAGATAAAGTCTATATCTGGCTGCGCCATTCACCAAAACAAAAGTTGCTGTTTGTTGTAAATTTCGACCGCAATCAACGCCTTGCCATCAAAGTAAAGATTTCAGACCACGCCCTCAATGAGATGGGATGGTACCGTTGCAATGAATTCGAAGCCAATGAATTATTATGGAATACACAAAAATTGATGTTCAGCCGCACTGAAGCCCACAATCAGGGACTTGCAATTGAACTGAAACCCAATGATGCATTGATTTTTGAAATTTCGCCAAAAGATTGCAACTGTGAACAGCACTAA